The following proteins are co-located in the Thermus albus genome:
- a CDS encoding ABC transporter ATP-binding protein: MKVGGTTSKALVLKDITKRFPLVLANDRISLDLNWGEVLALVGENGAGKSTLMKIVYGLQPPDKGEMWVDGQPYRPKSPLDAIAHGIGMVHQHFMLVEPFTVLENLVLGLEPGGPLYLNLEEARKRATALMAELGFQVPLDERIENLPVGLQQRVEILKALYRQAKILILDEPTAVLTPQEAEELFRFLRAYVAKGNAVIFISHKLKEVLAVSDRVTVIRDGKVVGTVDTPKTSLEELARMMVGREVVLRVEKGPAKPGEVVLEVEGLEAPPRLRGVSFSVRAGEIVGIAGVEGNGQTELVEALAGLRKYRGTVRYLGHPLPHQALRVREAGVSHIPEDRLARGLVLDFSVRENAILGDQRRPPFRGFLGFLDGKAMEHHARALVETFDVRPRSTELSARRFSGGNQQKIVVGRELLRGPRLLIAAQPTRGVDVGAIEFIHQRLVEARDQGLAVLLVSADLSEVISLSDRILVMYEGRIVGELTPEEAKEERLGLLMAGVPV, from the coding sequence AACTGGGGCGAGGTCCTGGCCCTGGTGGGGGAAAACGGGGCGGGTAAATCCACCCTGATGAAGATCGTCTACGGCCTTCAGCCCCCGGACAAAGGGGAGATGTGGGTGGATGGCCAGCCCTACCGGCCCAAAAGCCCCCTGGACGCCATCGCCCACGGGATCGGTATGGTGCACCAGCACTTCATGCTGGTGGAACCCTTTACCGTGCTGGAAAACCTGGTGTTGGGCCTCGAGCCGGGAGGCCCCCTCTACCTCAACCTAGAGGAGGCTCGGAAGCGGGCCACCGCCCTCATGGCGGAACTGGGCTTCCAGGTGCCCCTGGACGAGCGCATTGAGAACCTTCCCGTGGGCCTGCAGCAACGGGTGGAGATCCTCAAGGCCCTTTACCGCCAGGCCAAGATCCTCATCCTGGACGAGCCCACCGCCGTCCTGACCCCCCAGGAGGCCGAGGAGCTTTTCCGCTTCCTGAGGGCCTACGTGGCCAAGGGGAACGCCGTTATCTTCATCAGCCACAAGCTGAAGGAGGTGCTTGCCGTGTCCGACCGGGTCACAGTGATCCGGGATGGAAAGGTGGTGGGCACCGTGGATACGCCCAAGACCTCCTTGGAGGAACTGGCCCGGATGATGGTGGGCCGGGAAGTGGTCTTGAGGGTGGAAAAGGGCCCCGCCAAGCCTGGGGAAGTGGTGCTGGAGGTGGAAGGCCTCGAGGCGCCCCCAAGGCTAAGGGGGGTAAGCTTCTCCGTGCGGGCTGGGGAGATCGTGGGCATCGCCGGGGTGGAGGGCAATGGCCAGACGGAGCTGGTGGAGGCCCTGGCGGGCCTGCGCAAGTACCGGGGCACGGTGCGCTACCTGGGCCACCCCCTTCCCCACCAGGCCCTACGGGTGCGGGAAGCGGGGGTGAGCCATATCCCGGAGGACCGGCTTGCCCGGGGCTTGGTCCTGGACTTTTCCGTCCGGGAAAACGCCATCCTGGGAGACCAGCGCCGTCCCCCCTTCCGGGGCTTCCTAGGCTTCCTGGACGGGAAGGCCATGGAACACCATGCCAGGGCCCTGGTGGAAACCTTTGATGTCCGCCCTCGCTCCACGGAACTGTCCGCCCGGCGCTTCTCCGGGGGAAACCAGCAAAAGATCGTGGTGGGTAGGGAGCTTTTGCGGGGGCCCCGCCTCCTCATCGCCGCCCAGCCCACCCGGGGCGTGGACGTGGGGGCCATAGAGTTCATCCACCAGCGCCTGGTAGAGGCCCGCGACCAGGGCCTGGCGGTGCTTTTGGTTTCCGCGGATCTTTCCGAGGTGATCAGCCTGTCGGACCGCATCCTGGTCATGTACGAAGGCCGCATCGTGGGGGAACTCACCCCGGAAGAAGCCAAGGAGGAGCGCCTGGGCCTTTTGATGGCGGGCGTGCCCGTCTAG
- a CDS encoding LptA/OstA family protein, with amino-acid sequence MRRWVWFFLFGLALAASGVRVIQVEGGRLSGDLRYGPWTFEGEVRGRVKDLEIRAPKATLTAPKGKTMQEAEGEREARFEGGVVVRRGRVEARGPLLVYREKTGEGELLGPARMRQEPKPGEDPVEVEASRMTFQVDTDTSTSENALLRSGNQEGRAGFVYYEEEKGLAVFTDPKEVVLTRKRKDGDLVIRAKEVRSLTGPKRLIATGGVRLQDGDLVTTGDSLYYDDNTGEAIVLGRPAVSENKKEGFKLSGSTLQHNVNRHQVRVYGKAFRLPVEEFRKLSEK; translated from the coding sequence ATGAGACGATGGGTTTGGTTCTTCCTTTTTGGTTTGGCTTTGGCGGCTTCTGGGGTTAGGGTCATCCAGGTGGAGGGGGGGAGGCTTTCCGGGGATCTGCGCTACGGGCCCTGGACCTTTGAAGGAGAGGTGCGGGGCCGGGTGAAGGACCTGGAGATCCGGGCCCCCAAGGCCACCCTTACCGCTCCTAAGGGCAAGACCATGCAGGAGGCGGAAGGGGAGCGGGAGGCCCGCTTTGAGGGCGGGGTGGTGGTGCGCCGGGGCCGGGTGGAGGCCAGGGGGCCCCTACTGGTCTACCGGGAAAAGACGGGGGAAGGGGAGCTTCTGGGCCCGGCCCGCATGCGCCAAGAGCCCAAACCGGGGGAGGACCCAGTGGAGGTGGAGGCCAGCCGCATGACCTTCCAGGTGGATACGGACACCTCCACCAGCGAAAATGCCCTCCTCCGAAGCGGCAACCAGGAGGGCCGGGCGGGTTTCGTCTATTACGAGGAGGAAAAGGGCCTGGCGGTGTTCACCGATCCCAAGGAGGTGGTCCTCACCCGTAAGCGCAAGGATGGGGACCTGGTGATCCGGGCCAAGGAGGTGCGAAGCCTCACCGGCCCCAAGCGGCTTATCGCCACCGGGGGAGTGCGGCTTCAGGATGGGGATCTGGTCACCACGGGGGATAGCCTCTACTATGACGACAATACAGGAGAAGCCATCGTCTTAGGGAGGCCAGCGGTGAGCGAGAACAAGAAGGAGGGCTTCAAGCTTTCGGGGAGCACCCTGCAGCACAATGTCAACCGCCACCAGGTGCGGGTGTACGGCAAGGCCTTCCGACTGCCGGTGGAGGAGTTTCGTAAGCTTTCGGAGAAATAG